A window of the Cicer arietinum cultivar CDC Frontier isolate Library 1 chromosome 6, Cicar.CDCFrontier_v2.0, whole genome shotgun sequence genome harbors these coding sequences:
- the LOC101499296 gene encoding cytochrome P450 76T24-like — translation MDFIKVVPLISFLYACIHIIAFGLLCKNKKSPKLPPGPPSYPLIGNILQLGPSKLHQSLTKLSKTYGPIMRVTIGTITTIVISSPKIAKEALHKNDQALSNRFIPESVQALSHDKSSLIFMPISPKWKTLRKICATKIFSSQQLDSTQSLRLEKLKELVVYLKENCEKGKAIDIGEVAFTISLNSISNTLFSIDMASFASSSSQNFRDVISSMLIEASNPNIADYYPILRRIDPQGSQRRMKNYYQKLLTLFESIIEDRSNQRKDCVMEGSDVLDLFLNMIRNENSELTKHDLLHLFLDLFIAGTDTTSVTIEWTMAELLQNPEKLKKTRKELQKVINKDEGVKDLDITNLPYLQAVVKETLRLHPSAPILVHKSVSEVELCGFKVPKDAQVLVNVWSMGRDSSIWNDPNLFVPERFLESGDVFREEDFGFIPFGAGRRMCPGVSFAHRVVHTMLATMLYHFDWKLVDEEKCEDIDMTENFGVTLHKIKPLIAIPIKEELENSYIV, via the exons ATGGACTTCATAAAAGTTGTCCCTCTCATTTCTTTTCTATATGCATGCATTCATATTATAGCCTTTGGCCTACtttgcaaaaacaaaaaatctccTAAACTCCCACCAGGTCCTCCTAGTTATCCTTTAATAGGAAACATATTGCAACTTGGTCCTTCAAAACTCCACCAATCACTTACTAAACTCTCAAAAACATATGGACCAATTATGAGAGTTACAATTGGCACTATTACCACTATTGTAATTTCCTCTCCAAAAATAGCCAAAGAAGCACTTCATAAAAATGACCAAGCCTTGTCTAATAGATTTATACCTGAATCTGTCCAAGCACTTTCACATGATAAATCTTCTCTAATATTTATGCCTATCTCCCCAAAATGGAAGACCTTAAGAAAAATTTGTGCCACCAAAATATTCTCATCTCAACAACTTGATTCTACTCAATCACTTCGAttagaaaaattgaaagaaCTTGTTGTTTacttaaaagaaaattgtgaaAAGGGTAAAGCTATTGATATTGGTGAGGTTGCATTTACTATATCTCTTAATTCAATATCAAACACTCTATTCTCCATTGACATGGCTAGCTTTGCTTCCAGTTCTTCACAAAATTTTAGAGACGTTATTTCCTCTATGTTGATCGAAGCTTCGAACCCGAATATCGCAGACTATTATCCGATTTTGCGTAGAATTGATCCACAAGGATCGCAGCGAAGGATGAAGAATTATTACCAGAAGTTGCTTACACTTTTTGAGTCTATAATTGAAGATAGAAGTAATCAAAGGAAAGATTGTGTGATGGAAGGAAGTGATGTGCTAGACTTGTTTCTCAATATGATTCGAAATGAAAATTCCGAATTGACAAAACATGATTTGTTACATCTTTTTCTG GACTTATTTATAGCTGGGACAGACACAACATCAGTCACAATTGAATGGACAATGGCAGAGTTGCTACAAAATCCAGAGAAATTGAAGAAAACAAGAAAGGAACTTCAAAAAGTAATCAACAAAGACGAAGGAGTTAAAGATTTAGATATCACTAATCTCCCTTACTTACAAGCAGTTGTAAAAGAAACCCTTAGGTTGCATCCATCAGCCCCTATATTAGTCCACAAATCAGTTTCTGAGGTTGAATTATGTGGTTTTAAGGTACCAAAAGATGCACAAGTTCTTGTGAATGTGTGGAGCATGGGAAGAGACTCTAGTATTTGGAATGATCCAAATTTGTTTGTACCTGAAAGATTTTTAGAAAGTGGAGATGTTTTTAGAGAAGAAGATTTTGGGTTCATTCCATTTGGAGCTGGGAGAAGAATGTGTCCTGGTGTTTCTTTTGCTCATAGGGTTGTGCATACCATGTTGGCCACAATGCTTTACCATTTTGATTGGAAGTTAGTTGATGAGGAAAAATGTGAAGACATTGACATGACTGAAAATTTTGGGGTTACTTTGCACAAAATCAAGCCTCTCATTGCTATTCCCATCAAAGAAGaattagaaaatagttatatagTTTAA